A single window of Halodesulfovibrio marinisediminis DSM 17456 DNA harbors:
- a CDS encoding NAD(P)-dependent oxidoreductase → MEKHILEEAQRCLQCKKPRCRQGCPNNTAINDMVKLILEGKMKEAGKMLFENNPLSVICSTICPHENFCEGHCVLKRKGKPVQISTIENYISTHYLDHVQPEKPTLRHKDKIAIIGSGPSGITVAFILASYGYDITIFESEDKIGGVLQYGIPDFRLPKELLEKLRKQLMELGVKFRPNMLIGPVITLDDLLHDAYSAVFIGTGVWNPKPLRIKGETLGHVHYAINYLKTPAAYDLGKKVAVIGAGNVAMDAARMAMRNGAEEVTMLYRRGEEDMSATKHEYESAKAEGVTFSFYRSPVEIVDTGIRCAQTRKELDEKGNARVTAIENSEKLVNADSVIIAVSQAPRSNLKGIEIGTSGLIIADDHGRTTQEGLFASGDVVTGAKTVAEATYYSKRVARTIIEYLERKAA, encoded by the coding sequence ATGGAAAAACACATTCTTGAAGAAGCACAGCGTTGCCTTCAATGTAAAAAACCACGTTGCAGACAAGGGTGCCCAAATAACACCGCCATCAATGACATGGTCAAACTTATCCTTGAAGGAAAAATGAAAGAGGCGGGTAAAATGCTTTTTGAAAACAACCCTCTTTCTGTTATCTGCTCAACCATTTGTCCGCACGAAAACTTCTGTGAAGGACATTGTGTGCTGAAACGCAAGGGTAAGCCTGTTCAAATTAGCACCATAGAAAATTACATTTCAACCCACTATCTTGATCACGTTCAGCCAGAGAAACCTACGTTGCGTCACAAAGATAAAATAGCCATTATTGGTTCAGGACCATCCGGCATTACTGTTGCTTTTATTCTTGCTTCCTATGGGTACGATATAACTATCTTCGAATCTGAAGATAAGATCGGAGGCGTGCTCCAGTACGGCATACCAGATTTCCGCTTGCCAAAGGAGTTACTTGAAAAACTCAGAAAACAGCTCATGGAACTGGGTGTAAAATTTCGTCCAAACATGTTAATTGGACCAGTGATTACCCTTGATGATTTATTACACGATGCCTACAGCGCGGTCTTTATTGGCACCGGTGTATGGAACCCTAAACCGCTACGCATAAAAGGGGAAACTCTGGGGCACGTACACTATGCTATTAACTACCTTAAAACTCCTGCGGCATATGATCTTGGGAAAAAAGTAGCTGTTATTGGCGCGGGTAACGTTGCTATGGATGCTGCCCGAATGGCTATGCGGAACGGTGCGGAAGAAGTTACAATGCTCTATCGGCGAGGCGAAGAAGATATGTCCGCAACAAAACATGAGTACGAGTCTGCAAAAGCTGAGGGCGTTACCTTCTCCTTCTATCGTTCACCCGTTGAAATTGTTGATACGGGTATCCGCTGCGCTCAAACACGCAAAGAATTGGACGAGAAAGGCAATGCACGAGTTACAGCAATAGAAAATTCGGAAAAACTAGTTAACGCAGACTCTGTAATTATTGCGGTCAGTCAAGCTCCAAGAAGCAACCTTAAGGGAATCGAAATCGGTACTAGCGGTCTCATCATTGCAGATGACCACGGACGTACAACTCAAGAAGGTCTTTTTGCCTCAGGAGACGTGGTCACCGGAGCAAAAACAGTGGCTGAAGCAACGTATTACTCAAAACGA
- a CDS encoding iron-containing alcohol dehydrogenase, whose protein sequence is MARFTIPRDVYFGENTIEELKNVDGSKAFIVISGGSIKRNCGLEKIEGYLKEAGIETRLFEGVEADPSDETVMRGVAEMNEFQPDLIIGVGGGSPIDAAKAMWIFYEAPEFTFEEAAIPFNLPQLRRKARFVAIPTTSGTGTEVTAFSIITSKETELKYPIADFNITPDMAIVDSNLAQTMPGHLVAHTGMDALTHSLEAYVSIMANELTDALAMKSIEMIQEHLVESFKGSEESRAKMHLSQCLAGMSFSNAILGIVHSMAHKTGKMFSIPHGCANAIYLPAAIRFNAEEAGEKYADIAKRLGLAGSTTEERVDALVNFVEGLNRALNIPASLQEFGVEEEAFLANLDIIAEGAVGDPCTSTNPRKISVEQMKELFKKAYYGK, encoded by the coding sequence ATGGCTCGTTTTACTATTCCAAGAGACGTATACTTTGGTGAAAACACCATTGAAGAACTTAAAAACGTTGATGGCAGCAAAGCATTTATTGTTATCAGTGGCGGCTCCATCAAAAGAAACTGTGGTCTGGAAAAAATCGAAGGCTACCTTAAAGAAGCTGGCATCGAAACTCGTCTTTTCGAAGGCGTAGAAGCTGACCCTTCTGACGAAACCGTTATGCGAGGCGTGGCTGAAATGAACGAATTCCAGCCAGACCTCATCATCGGCGTTGGTGGCGGTTCCCCAATCGATGCTGCTAAGGCAATGTGGATCTTCTATGAAGCTCCGGAATTCACTTTTGAAGAAGCAGCAATTCCGTTCAACCTGCCGCAGCTTCGTCGCAAAGCTCGCTTTGTAGCTATCCCGACCACCAGCGGTACAGGTACCGAAGTAACTGCATTCTCTATCATCACCAGCAAAGAGACTGAGCTGAAGTACCCTATTGCGGACTTCAACATCACTCCTGACATGGCGATTGTAGACAGCAACTTAGCACAGACCATGCCTGGTCACCTTGTTGCTCACACCGGTATGGACGCCCTGACCCACTCTCTGGAAGCATATGTTTCCATTATGGCAAACGAACTTACTGACGCGCTTGCTATGAAATCAATTGAGATGATTCAGGAACACCTTGTTGAATCCTTCAAAGGCAGCGAAGAGTCCCGTGCAAAAATGCACCTCTCCCAGTGCCTCGCAGGTATGTCCTTCTCCAACGCTATTTTGGGCATTGTACACAGCATGGCACACAAGACCGGTAAAATGTTCAGCATTCCTCACGGTTGTGCTAACGCAATCTACCTCCCTGCTGCAATTCGCTTCAACGCAGAAGAAGCTGGAGAAAAGTATGCAGACATCGCTAAACGCCTCGGGCTTGCCGGTTCCACTACTGAAGAGCGTGTTGATGCACTTGTAAACTTTGTAGAAGGCTTAAACCGTGCACTCAACATCCCTGCTTCCCTGCAGGAATTCGGTGTTGAGGAAGAAGCTTTCCTTGCAAACCTCGACATTATCGCTGAAGGCGCTGTTGGCGACCCTTGCACCAGCACCAACCCAAGAAAAATCTCTGTTGAACAGATGAAAGAGCTCTTCAAAAAAGCATACTACGGCAAATAG